From Bombyx mori chromosome 10, ASM3026992v2, a single genomic window includes:
- the LOC101746415 gene encoding intraflagellar transport protein 81 homolog isoform X1: MTEQIKFIVKEINSTLGRNYYLIQFDALDEKQLLQLLVDLLVNLGAGEKLDVNEDDSETVSFRLLEMLGSVKYRPPSTVEPTRFRSQLLAGDSRTIHHVLHWLLSNKEQVKNTAYLAKYLKIPDIPSDVVRNNTIQDLLDQYQSLIDEFKDAHKRTRMLEKENASEIINDIKEMAVERDMVIKRLESVQVNLVDVHNKDELLNLSKTLRLQQEKAKELELQFDTQQSQLNLASDQLKRYLNVIHGQSAATKTPTDIIKHLQEEIQLNSYLVKEKLPQEAAHIQKELNIMQNIAAEQHPSRSDLHVVQDKIAVVNGEMEQLVQRKLATSGPQEDKLAPFRQQAAVIRRNKETSATRVHELAAALKQHEATLADLQSQVKQLLGDTVLRGEELKKYVNSLRTKSTVYKRQRANLLALKSEAGILARTIQIISVADPTVEMALVNHKKMIIDDEKDLLSKDDDNSMDLGKKSFHDLSQIVAKTAQKLSEVRQEIQPLADKIKPVKEEFQSVQQQYEQRKRVYEATSINIASQMEPLKNQVKTLTDQLNSKEDEWKNLRQKITKAESLQEIVMYEMKNSMQSPRKPSKMEALKLKVSDLKRIVENLEKEQTAISSRQGVVEEQTNLWENTLKLLRCKMAARNAPAARQGRMHITQHSQMLTLT, translated from the exons ATGACGGAGCAAATTAAGTTTATAGTTAAAGAAATTAATTCAACTTTAGGGAGGAACTACTATTTGATACAATTTGATGCCCTCGATGAGAAGCAATTACTTCAGTTGCTAGTTGATTTGCTTGTCAATTTGGGAGCTGGTGAAAAG ttGGACGTCAATGAAGACGATTCTGAAACGGTATCATTTCGTCTTCTAGAAATGCTAGGCAGTGTGAAATATCGGCCGCCGAGCACTGTTGAGCCAACGCGGTTTAGGTCCCAACTTCTCGCCGGTGACTCCAGAACTATTCATCATGTTTTACATTGGCTCTTGTCGAATAAGGAACAAGTTAAAAACACAGCATATCTCGCAAA GTATCTCAAAATACCAGATATACCTTCTGACGTAGTTCGTAACAATACGATACAAGACCTGCTGGATCAATATCAAAGTTTGATCGACGAGTTCAAAGACGCTCACAAAAGAACAAGAATGTTGGAAAAGGAGAACGCTTCTGAAATCAttaatgatatcaaagagatggcAGTCGAGAGAGACATGG ttataaagAGATTAGAAAGTGTTCAGGTTAATTTGGTAGATGTTCATAATAAAGATGAGTTATTGAATTTAAGCAAAACGTTACGACTTCAACAAGAAAAAGCAAAAGAATTAGAGCTTCAG TTTGATACTCAACAGTCTCAATTGAATTTAGCTTCTGATCAGCTAAAAcgatatttaaatgtaattcatGGTCAAAGCGCTGCTACGAAAACCCCTACGGATATCATTAAGCATTTACAAGAGGAAATacaa ttgAACAGTTATTTGGTGAAAGAAAAATTACCACAAGAGGCAGCTCACATACAGAAGGAATTGAACATTATGCAAAACATCGCCGCCGAGCAACATCCTAGTCGATCGGATCTACATGTGGTTCAAGAtaag atcGCTGTTGTGAACGGGGAAATGGAGCAATTAGTTCAGCGGAAGCTAGCAACCTCTGGGCCTCAAGAGGACAAATTGGCTCCATTCAGACAACAGGCCGCCGTGATCAGACGTAACAAGGAGACGAGCGCGACGCGGGTTCACGAGCTCGCCGCCGCTCTGAAGCAGCACGAGGCGACGCTCGCCGATCTTCAATCTCAG GTGAAACAGCTCCTGGGGGATACGGTTTTGAGAGGCGAAGAACTCAAGAAATATGTGAATTCGTTACGAACAAAGAGTACGGTATATAAAAGGCAAAGAGCCAATCTTTTGGCATTGAAG AGTGAAGCAGGAATTCTAGCACGCACTATACAAATAATTAGTGTTGCGGATCCTACTGTAGAAATGGCTTTAGTAAACCATAAGAAAATGATTATTGATGACGAAAAGGATCTCTTGAGCAAAGACGACGACAACAGCATGGACTTAGGAAAGAAGTCTTTCCACGATTTATCTCAG ATAGTTGCAAAAACAGCGCAAAAACTGTCTGAAGTGCGTCAAGAGATTCAGCCACTCGCCGACAAAATTAAGCCGGTCAAAGAAGAGTTTCAATCAGTCCAACAGCAATACGAACAAAGGAAGCGAGTGTACGAGGCAACGTCCATTAATATAGCCTCACAAATGGAGCCACTCAAGAATCAAGTGAAAACTCTGACCGACCAATTGAACAGCAAAGAGGACGAATGGAAAAACTTGAGGCAAAAAATAACGAAGGCCGAAAGTTTACAAGAGATCGTAATGTACGAAATGAAAAATTCTATGCAGTCCCCGAGGAAGCCATCGAAAATGGAGGCCCTGAAGTTAAAAGTTTCGGATTTGAAACGAATCGTTGAGAATTTGGAAAAG GAGCAAACGGCTATCAGTTCTCGTCAGGGTGTAGTTGAAGAGCAAACTAATTTATGGGAGAACACGTTGAAATTGCTCCGATGTAAGATGGCCGCCCGTAATGCGCCCGCTGCACGCCAGGGACGAATGCACATCACACAACATTCACAAATGCTTACacttacataa
- the LOC101746415 gene encoding intraflagellar transport protein 81 homolog isoform X2, which yields MLGSVKYRPPSTVEPTRFRSQLLAGDSRTIHHVLHWLLSNKEQVKNTAYLAKYLKIPDIPSDVVRNNTIQDLLDQYQSLIDEFKDAHKRTRMLEKENASEIINDIKEMAVERDMVIKRLESVQVNLVDVHNKDELLNLSKTLRLQQEKAKELELQFDTQQSQLNLASDQLKRYLNVIHGQSAATKTPTDIIKHLQEEIQLNSYLVKEKLPQEAAHIQKELNIMQNIAAEQHPSRSDLHVVQDKIAVVNGEMEQLVQRKLATSGPQEDKLAPFRQQAAVIRRNKETSATRVHELAAALKQHEATLADLQSQVKQLLGDTVLRGEELKKYVNSLRTKSTVYKRQRANLLALKSEAGILARTIQIISVADPTVEMALVNHKKMIIDDEKDLLSKDDDNSMDLGKKSFHDLSQIVAKTAQKLSEVRQEIQPLADKIKPVKEEFQSVQQQYEQRKRVYEATSINIASQMEPLKNQVKTLTDQLNSKEDEWKNLRQKITKAESLQEIVMYEMKNSMQSPRKPSKMEALKLKVSDLKRIVENLEKEQTAISSRQGVVEEQTNLWENTLKLLRCKMAARNAPAARQGRMHITQHSQMLTLT from the exons ATGCTAGGCAGTGTGAAATATCGGCCGCCGAGCACTGTTGAGCCAACGCGGTTTAGGTCCCAACTTCTCGCCGGTGACTCCAGAACTATTCATCATGTTTTACATTGGCTCTTGTCGAATAAGGAACAAGTTAAAAACACAGCATATCTCGCAAA GTATCTCAAAATACCAGATATACCTTCTGACGTAGTTCGTAACAATACGATACAAGACCTGCTGGATCAATATCAAAGTTTGATCGACGAGTTCAAAGACGCTCACAAAAGAACAAGAATGTTGGAAAAGGAGAACGCTTCTGAAATCAttaatgatatcaaagagatggcAGTCGAGAGAGACATGG ttataaagAGATTAGAAAGTGTTCAGGTTAATTTGGTAGATGTTCATAATAAAGATGAGTTATTGAATTTAAGCAAAACGTTACGACTTCAACAAGAAAAAGCAAAAGAATTAGAGCTTCAG TTTGATACTCAACAGTCTCAATTGAATTTAGCTTCTGATCAGCTAAAAcgatatttaaatgtaattcatGGTCAAAGCGCTGCTACGAAAACCCCTACGGATATCATTAAGCATTTACAAGAGGAAATacaa ttgAACAGTTATTTGGTGAAAGAAAAATTACCACAAGAGGCAGCTCACATACAGAAGGAATTGAACATTATGCAAAACATCGCCGCCGAGCAACATCCTAGTCGATCGGATCTACATGTGGTTCAAGAtaag atcGCTGTTGTGAACGGGGAAATGGAGCAATTAGTTCAGCGGAAGCTAGCAACCTCTGGGCCTCAAGAGGACAAATTGGCTCCATTCAGACAACAGGCCGCCGTGATCAGACGTAACAAGGAGACGAGCGCGACGCGGGTTCACGAGCTCGCCGCCGCTCTGAAGCAGCACGAGGCGACGCTCGCCGATCTTCAATCTCAG GTGAAACAGCTCCTGGGGGATACGGTTTTGAGAGGCGAAGAACTCAAGAAATATGTGAATTCGTTACGAACAAAGAGTACGGTATATAAAAGGCAAAGAGCCAATCTTTTGGCATTGAAG AGTGAAGCAGGAATTCTAGCACGCACTATACAAATAATTAGTGTTGCGGATCCTACTGTAGAAATGGCTTTAGTAAACCATAAGAAAATGATTATTGATGACGAAAAGGATCTCTTGAGCAAAGACGACGACAACAGCATGGACTTAGGAAAGAAGTCTTTCCACGATTTATCTCAG ATAGTTGCAAAAACAGCGCAAAAACTGTCTGAAGTGCGTCAAGAGATTCAGCCACTCGCCGACAAAATTAAGCCGGTCAAAGAAGAGTTTCAATCAGTCCAACAGCAATACGAACAAAGGAAGCGAGTGTACGAGGCAACGTCCATTAATATAGCCTCACAAATGGAGCCACTCAAGAATCAAGTGAAAACTCTGACCGACCAATTGAACAGCAAAGAGGACGAATGGAAAAACTTGAGGCAAAAAATAACGAAGGCCGAAAGTTTACAAGAGATCGTAATGTACGAAATGAAAAATTCTATGCAGTCCCCGAGGAAGCCATCGAAAATGGAGGCCCTGAAGTTAAAAGTTTCGGATTTGAAACGAATCGTTGAGAATTTGGAAAAG GAGCAAACGGCTATCAGTTCTCGTCAGGGTGTAGTTGAAGAGCAAACTAATTTATGGGAGAACACGTTGAAATTGCTCCGATGTAAGATGGCCGCCCGTAATGCGCCCGCTGCACGCCAGGGACGAATGCACATCACACAACATTCACAAATGCTTACacttacataa
- the LOC101746553 gene encoding trafficking kinesin-binding protein milt isoform X5, whose translation MTKTYNDIEAVTRLLEEKEKDLELTARIGKELLTANGRLESRVTALEGELKTARDHITQLKHDLSAKTDLLQVLTNDTEEGSPTEQEEASAAALRRRTGALERENRALRDEAARLAAGADSAELAERQLLRDIVQQLTSANSEASALETELLEERQRSVDLQQQLDSTRSRFAFNERDFKQLTTEHEHTLRILEITKENQNALAAELADVKERYAEVAAHLAEAQEQLRALRRRGEGARGLMPSVAAAAGLLPPTLHREMHSSVYSELSLDSGIGDPLAHSSMQKVFETVQCASRWSGASNASLPGSDVADAPRPPFFKNKPPSHDSFLDETSDTESEDLYPGGTAVGVPGAPGAAELAAALRRLTPQEIDSRRASLTASHARPLRRHGERDSSVESAVWGAGAAGGMVRFRTPHKLQIVKPLEGSLTLHTWAQLAKPNMSGLLEEQEGVGVRGSRTAPGMGLRLYRLSDVEEDDDMLRLPHSSHIYTFTNSTVLHPNDGSLAGSSVSSVCSSGMSSLSSSVLGTAWSSRLTSRRSSAAVSPVHSRRESVCLPPSRPHFTPTATPANSPLLGSPDSSPPPTPRPGDAPPSLHSLIASGTSILRRRYLAGTSPNSEGSPAPLALQTPGSLYTGLVHRSPMEQLTCLKRTLRSPAAPPQERGESSETPLGVPATPGSGALELSAPNRGRRPRARAPRPRSDLGTVGGPLGGPAPPAHASPLGTFSMLFGRKGGLL comes from the exons ATGACAAAAACCTACAATGACATCGAAGCGGTAACACGGCTCTTAGAAGAA AAAGAGAAAGATTTGGAATTGACGGCACGTATCGGTAAGGAATTGCTGACTGCTAATGGACGTTTGGAGTCTCGCGTCACAGCACTTGAAGGAGAGTTGAAAACGGCACGGGACCACATTACGCAACTGAAGCACGATCTCAGTGCCAAGACTGATCTATTACAG GTGCTAACAAATGACACAGAAGAGGGGTCCCCTACGGAGCAGGAGGAGGCGAGTGCGGCTGCGTTGCGACGTCGGACCGGCGCACTGGAGCGGGAGAACCGCGCCCTGCGCGATGAGGCGGCGCGCCTCGCGGCCGGCGccgactccgccgagctcgccgAGAGACAGCTGCTGCGTGACATCGTGCAACAACTCA CAAGTGCGAACTCTGAGGCCAGCGCGTTGGAAACCGAGCTGCTCGAAGAGAGGCAACGCTCTGTCGATCTTCAACAGCAGCTGGACAGCACTCGATCGAGGTTCGCCTTCAACGAAAGAGACTTTAAACAG CTAACGACGGAACATGAGCACACGCTGCGAATATTAGAAATAACAAAGGAGAATCAGAATGCACTCGCAGCGGAACTGGCCGATGTTAAG GAGCGATATGCGGAAGTGGCAGCGCATCTGGCGGAGGCGCAGGAGCAGCTGCGGGCGCTGCGGCGGCGCGGGGAGGGCGCGCGCGGCCTCATGCCCAGCGTGGCGGCCGCCGCCGGCCTGCTGCCCCCCACGCTGCACCGCGAGATGCACTCCTCCGTCTACTCGGAACTCAGCCTCGATTCCGGTATTGGCGATCCACTTGCACA TTCAAGTATGCAGAAAGTGTTTGAAACGGTGCAGTGCGCGTCGCGGTGGTCGGGCGCGTCCAACGCGTCGCTCCCCGGCTCCGACGTGGCGGACGCGCCCCGCCCTCCCTTCTTCAAGAACAAGCCGCCCTCACACGACTCTTTCCTCGACGAAACCTCCGATACGGAATCCGAAGATTTATAtcc CGGCGGCACGGCGGTAGGGGTGCCGGGGGCGCCAGGCGCGGCCGAGCTGGCGGCGGCGCTGCGCCGACTCACGCCGCAGGAGATCGACTCGCGACGAGCCTCGCTCACCGCCTCACACGCGCGACCTCTGCGACGTCATGGAG AGAGAGATTCGAGCGTAGAAAGTGCTGTATGGGGAGCCGGGGCTGCCGGCGGCATGGTTCGGTTCCGAACACCGCACAAACTTCAGATCGTCAAACCTCTTGAAGGTTCCTTGACCCTCCATACCTGGGCGCAACTCGCTAAACCGAATATGTCAG gCTTACTGGAAGAACAAGAGGGTGTCGGAGTGAGAGGATCCAGGACAGCACCAGGCATGGGCTTACGGCTGTATCGATTGTCTGACGTTGAAGAAGACGACGACATGCTACGATTGCCGCACTCCAGCCACATATACACCTTCACTAACAG CACCGTGCTACATCCCAACGACGGCAGCCTCGCGGGCAGCAGCGTGAGCAGCGTGTGCAGTAGCGGGATGAGCAGTCTCTCCAGCAGTGTACTCGGCACCGCGTGGAGCTCGCGGCTCACGTCGCGCCGCTCCTCCGCCGCCGTCTCCCCAGTGCACTCCAGGCGAGAATCAGTCTGTCTGCCACCCTCGCGGCCGCACTTCACGCCGACCGCCACCCCTGCCAACAGCCCTCTACTGGGTTCGCCAGACTCTTCTCCGCCACCCACACCTCGCCCCGGTGACGCGCCTCCCTCTTTGCACTCGCTCATTGCGAGCGGCACGTCGATACTGCGGCGCAGATACCTCGCCGGAACCTCACCTAACTCCGAAGGTTCGCCAGCGCCGCTCGCCCTGCAGACGCCGGGTTCACTTTACACGGGGCTTGTACATCGCAGTCCGATGGAACAACTGACGTGCTTGAAACGAACGTTGCGATCCCCGGCCGCCCCTCCCCAGGAACGGGGGGAGAGCAGTGAAACGCCATTAGGAGTGCCAGCAACACCAGGGTCGGGCGCGTTAGAGCTGAGCGCTCCAAACCGCGGCCGGCGACCGCGTGCGCgtgccccccgcccccgctcagATCTAGGCACGGTGGGGGGCCCGCTGGGGGGCCCGGCACCACCCGCGCATGCCTCGCCGCTCGGCACATTCAGTATGCTTTTTGGTAGAAAAGGTGGACTCCTGTGA
- the LOC101746553 gene encoding trafficking kinesin-binding protein milt isoform X4 produces MTKTYNDIEAVTRLLEEKEKDLELTARIGKELLTANGRLESRVTALEGELKTARDHITQLKHDLSAKTDLLQVLTNDTEEGSPTEQEEASAAALRRRTGALERENRALRDEAARLAAGADSAELAERQLLRDIVQQLTSANSEASALETELLEERQRSVDLQQQLDSTRSRFAFNERDFKQLTTEHEHTLRILEITKENQNALAAELADVKERYAEVAAHLAEAQEQLRALRRRGEGARGLMPSVAAAAGLLPPTLHREMHSSVYSELSLDSGIGDPLAHSSMQKVFETVQCASRWSGASNASLPGSDVADAPRPPFFKNKPPSHDSFLDETSDTESEDLYPGGTAVGVPGAPGAAELAAALRRLTPQEIDSRRASLTASHARPLRRHGERDSSVESAVWGAGAAGGMVRFRTPHKLQIVKPLEGSLTLHTWAQLAKPNMSGLLEEQEGVGVRGSRTAPGMGLRLYRLSDVEEDDDMLRLPHSSHIYTFTNSSVCFDSTVLHPNDGSLAGSSVSSVCSSGMSSLSSSVLGTAWSSRLTSRRSSAAVSPVHSRRESVCLPPSRPHFTPTATPANSPLLGSPDSSPPPTPRPGDAPPSLHSLIASGTSILRRRYLAGTSPNSEGSPAPLALQTPGSLYTGLVHRSPMEQLTCLKRTLRSPAAPPQERGESSETPLGVPATPGSGALELSAPNRGRRPRARAPRPRSDLGTVGGPLGGPAPPAHASPLGTFSMLFGRKGGLL; encoded by the exons ATGACAAAAACCTACAATGACATCGAAGCGGTAACACGGCTCTTAGAAGAA AAAGAGAAAGATTTGGAATTGACGGCACGTATCGGTAAGGAATTGCTGACTGCTAATGGACGTTTGGAGTCTCGCGTCACAGCACTTGAAGGAGAGTTGAAAACGGCACGGGACCACATTACGCAACTGAAGCACGATCTCAGTGCCAAGACTGATCTATTACAG GTGCTAACAAATGACACAGAAGAGGGGTCCCCTACGGAGCAGGAGGAGGCGAGTGCGGCTGCGTTGCGACGTCGGACCGGCGCACTGGAGCGGGAGAACCGCGCCCTGCGCGATGAGGCGGCGCGCCTCGCGGCCGGCGccgactccgccgagctcgccgAGAGACAGCTGCTGCGTGACATCGTGCAACAACTCA CAAGTGCGAACTCTGAGGCCAGCGCGTTGGAAACCGAGCTGCTCGAAGAGAGGCAACGCTCTGTCGATCTTCAACAGCAGCTGGACAGCACTCGATCGAGGTTCGCCTTCAACGAAAGAGACTTTAAACAG CTAACGACGGAACATGAGCACACGCTGCGAATATTAGAAATAACAAAGGAGAATCAGAATGCACTCGCAGCGGAACTGGCCGATGTTAAG GAGCGATATGCGGAAGTGGCAGCGCATCTGGCGGAGGCGCAGGAGCAGCTGCGGGCGCTGCGGCGGCGCGGGGAGGGCGCGCGCGGCCTCATGCCCAGCGTGGCGGCCGCCGCCGGCCTGCTGCCCCCCACGCTGCACCGCGAGATGCACTCCTCCGTCTACTCGGAACTCAGCCTCGATTCCGGTATTGGCGATCCACTTGCACA TTCAAGTATGCAGAAAGTGTTTGAAACGGTGCAGTGCGCGTCGCGGTGGTCGGGCGCGTCCAACGCGTCGCTCCCCGGCTCCGACGTGGCGGACGCGCCCCGCCCTCCCTTCTTCAAGAACAAGCCGCCCTCACACGACTCTTTCCTCGACGAAACCTCCGATACGGAATCCGAAGATTTATAtcc CGGCGGCACGGCGGTAGGGGTGCCGGGGGCGCCAGGCGCGGCCGAGCTGGCGGCGGCGCTGCGCCGACTCACGCCGCAGGAGATCGACTCGCGACGAGCCTCGCTCACCGCCTCACACGCGCGACCTCTGCGACGTCATGGAG AGAGAGATTCGAGCGTAGAAAGTGCTGTATGGGGAGCCGGGGCTGCCGGCGGCATGGTTCGGTTCCGAACACCGCACAAACTTCAGATCGTCAAACCTCTTGAAGGTTCCTTGACCCTCCATACCTGGGCGCAACTCGCTAAACCGAATATGTCAG gCTTACTGGAAGAACAAGAGGGTGTCGGAGTGAGAGGATCCAGGACAGCACCAGGCATGGGCTTACGGCTGTATCGATTGTCTGACGTTGAAGAAGACGACGACATGCTACGATTGCCGCACTCCAGCCACATATACACCTTCACTAACAG CTCCGTGTGCTTCGACAGCACCGTGCTACATCCCAACGACGGCAGCCTCGCGGGCAGCAGCGTGAGCAGCGTGTGCAGTAGCGGGATGAGCAGTCTCTCCAGCAGTGTACTCGGCACCGCGTGGAGCTCGCGGCTCACGTCGCGCCGCTCCTCCGCCGCCGTCTCCCCAGTGCACTCCAGGCGAGAATCAGTCTGTCTGCCACCCTCGCGGCCGCACTTCACGCCGACCGCCACCCCTGCCAACAGCCCTCTACTGGGTTCGCCAGACTCTTCTCCGCCACCCACACCTCGCCCCGGTGACGCGCCTCCCTCTTTGCACTCGCTCATTGCGAGCGGCACGTCGATACTGCGGCGCAGATACCTCGCCGGAACCTCACCTAACTCCGAAGGTTCGCCAGCGCCGCTCGCCCTGCAGACGCCGGGTTCACTTTACACGGGGCTTGTACATCGCAGTCCGATGGAACAACTGACGTGCTTGAAACGAACGTTGCGATCCCCGGCCGCCCCTCCCCAGGAACGGGGGGAGAGCAGTGAAACGCCATTAGGAGTGCCAGCAACACCAGGGTCGGGCGCGTTAGAGCTGAGCGCTCCAAACCGCGGCCGGCGACCGCGTGCGCgtgccccccgcccccgctcagATCTAGGCACGGTGGGGGGCCCGCTGGGGGGCCCGGCACCACCCGCGCATGCCTCGCCGCTCGGCACATTCAGTATGCTTTTTGGTAGAAAAGGTGGACTCCTGTGA
- the LOC101746553 gene encoding trafficking kinesin-binding protein milt isoform X3: MSILCSNRVSQMTKTYNDIEAVTRLLEEKEKDLELTARIGKELLTANGRLESRVTALEGELKTARDHITQLKHDLSAKTDLLQVLTNDTEEGSPTEQEEASAAALRRRTGALERENRALRDEAARLAAGADSAELAERQLLRDIVQQLTSANSEASALETELLEERQRSVDLQQQLDSTRSRFAFNERDFKQLTTEHEHTLRILEITKENQNALAAELADVKERYAEVAAHLAEAQEQLRALRRRGEGARGLMPSVAAAAGLLPPTLHREMHSSVYSELSLDSGIGDPLAHSSMQKVFETVQCASRWSGASNASLPGSDVADAPRPPFFKNKPPSHDSFLDETSDTESEDLYPGGTAVGVPGAPGAAELAAALRRLTPQEIDSRRASLTASHARPLRRHGERDSSVESAVWGAGAAGGMVRFRTPHKLQIVKPLEGSLTLHTWAQLAKPNMSGLLEEQEGVGVRGSRTAPGMGLRLYRLSDVEEDDDMLRLPHSSHIYTFTNSSVCFDSTVLHPNDGSLAGSSVSSVCSSGMSSLSSSVLGTAWSSRLTSRRSSAAVSPVHSRRESVCLPPSRPHFTPTATPANSPLLGSPDSSPPPTPRPGDAPPSLHSLIASGTSILRRRYLAGTSPNSEGSPAPLALQTPGSLYTGLVHRSPMEQLTCLKRTLRSPAAPPQERGESSETPLGVPATPGSGALELSAPNRGRRPRARAPRPRSDLGTVGGPLGGPAPPAHASPLGTFSMLFGRKGGLL, translated from the exons ATGTCCa TTCTATGCAGCAACAGGGTGAGCCAAATGACAAAAACCTACAATGACATCGAAGCGGTAACACGGCTCTTAGAAGAA AAAGAGAAAGATTTGGAATTGACGGCACGTATCGGTAAGGAATTGCTGACTGCTAATGGACGTTTGGAGTCTCGCGTCACAGCACTTGAAGGAGAGTTGAAAACGGCACGGGACCACATTACGCAACTGAAGCACGATCTCAGTGCCAAGACTGATCTATTACAG GTGCTAACAAATGACACAGAAGAGGGGTCCCCTACGGAGCAGGAGGAGGCGAGTGCGGCTGCGTTGCGACGTCGGACCGGCGCACTGGAGCGGGAGAACCGCGCCCTGCGCGATGAGGCGGCGCGCCTCGCGGCCGGCGccgactccgccgagctcgccgAGAGACAGCTGCTGCGTGACATCGTGCAACAACTCA CAAGTGCGAACTCTGAGGCCAGCGCGTTGGAAACCGAGCTGCTCGAAGAGAGGCAACGCTCTGTCGATCTTCAACAGCAGCTGGACAGCACTCGATCGAGGTTCGCCTTCAACGAAAGAGACTTTAAACAG CTAACGACGGAACATGAGCACACGCTGCGAATATTAGAAATAACAAAGGAGAATCAGAATGCACTCGCAGCGGAACTGGCCGATGTTAAG GAGCGATATGCGGAAGTGGCAGCGCATCTGGCGGAGGCGCAGGAGCAGCTGCGGGCGCTGCGGCGGCGCGGGGAGGGCGCGCGCGGCCTCATGCCCAGCGTGGCGGCCGCCGCCGGCCTGCTGCCCCCCACGCTGCACCGCGAGATGCACTCCTCCGTCTACTCGGAACTCAGCCTCGATTCCGGTATTGGCGATCCACTTGCACA TTCAAGTATGCAGAAAGTGTTTGAAACGGTGCAGTGCGCGTCGCGGTGGTCGGGCGCGTCCAACGCGTCGCTCCCCGGCTCCGACGTGGCGGACGCGCCCCGCCCTCCCTTCTTCAAGAACAAGCCGCCCTCACACGACTCTTTCCTCGACGAAACCTCCGATACGGAATCCGAAGATTTATAtcc CGGCGGCACGGCGGTAGGGGTGCCGGGGGCGCCAGGCGCGGCCGAGCTGGCGGCGGCGCTGCGCCGACTCACGCCGCAGGAGATCGACTCGCGACGAGCCTCGCTCACCGCCTCACACGCGCGACCTCTGCGACGTCATGGAG AGAGAGATTCGAGCGTAGAAAGTGCTGTATGGGGAGCCGGGGCTGCCGGCGGCATGGTTCGGTTCCGAACACCGCACAAACTTCAGATCGTCAAACCTCTTGAAGGTTCCTTGACCCTCCATACCTGGGCGCAACTCGCTAAACCGAATATGTCAG gCTTACTGGAAGAACAAGAGGGTGTCGGAGTGAGAGGATCCAGGACAGCACCAGGCATGGGCTTACGGCTGTATCGATTGTCTGACGTTGAAGAAGACGACGACATGCTACGATTGCCGCACTCCAGCCACATATACACCTTCACTAACAG CTCCGTGTGCTTCGACAGCACCGTGCTACATCCCAACGACGGCAGCCTCGCGGGCAGCAGCGTGAGCAGCGTGTGCAGTAGCGGGATGAGCAGTCTCTCCAGCAGTGTACTCGGCACCGCGTGGAGCTCGCGGCTCACGTCGCGCCGCTCCTCCGCCGCCGTCTCCCCAGTGCACTCCAGGCGAGAATCAGTCTGTCTGCCACCCTCGCGGCCGCACTTCACGCCGACCGCCACCCCTGCCAACAGCCCTCTACTGGGTTCGCCAGACTCTTCTCCGCCACCCACACCTCGCCCCGGTGACGCGCCTCCCTCTTTGCACTCGCTCATTGCGAGCGGCACGTCGATACTGCGGCGCAGATACCTCGCCGGAACCTCACCTAACTCCGAAGGTTCGCCAGCGCCGCTCGCCCTGCAGACGCCGGGTTCACTTTACACGGGGCTTGTACATCGCAGTCCGATGGAACAACTGACGTGCTTGAAACGAACGTTGCGATCCCCGGCCGCCCCTCCCCAGGAACGGGGGGAGAGCAGTGAAACGCCATTAGGAGTGCCAGCAACACCAGGGTCGGGCGCGTTAGAGCTGAGCGCTCCAAACCGCGGCCGGCGACCGCGTGCGCgtgccccccgcccccgctcagATCTAGGCACGGTGGGGGGCCCGCTGGGGGGCCCGGCACCACCCGCGCATGCCTCGCCGCTCGGCACATTCAGTATGCTTTTTGGTAGAAAAGGTGGACTCCTGTGA